A single genomic interval of Drosophila virilis strain 15010-1051.87 chromosome 2, Dvir_AGI_RSII-ME, whole genome shotgun sequence harbors:
- the Dip-C gene encoding xaa-Pro dipeptidase yields MACFQMGSCHAVPMTLFKNNRSKVCKAILDNSLDSLKLGSGQLIILLEGGKDQSLYNTDVDYVFRQESYFQYMFGAKEPGCYGILSIDVKTAQPTSVLFVPRLPEEYETWMGALLKPEEFKAMYEVDEVYYVDELEAYLEKAAPKLILTLSGTNSDSGLTMQPPDFAGKEKYVTNCDLLYPILSECRVIKSKEEIEVLRYVAKVSSDAHIKVMQFIRPGRMEYEGESVFLHHAYAVGGCRHASYTCICGSGTNSAILHYGHAGAPNNRPIQNGEMCLFDMGANYCGYAADITCSFPANGKFTEDQKFIYNAVLAARNAVMETARDGVSWVDMHKLSGRVLLERLKAGGMLNGDVDEMLEAGLSGVFQPHGLGHLIGLDVHDVGGYLPTEPRRPSEPWLSKLRFARILKAGMYVTIEPGCYFIKQLMDKALADPQIRKYINVEMFERFRNFGGVRIEDDVLITETGAENFAIVPRTVEEIEATMASK; encoded by the coding sequence GGTGCCGATGACATTGTTCAAAAACAATAGGAGCAAAGTCTGCAAGGCAATTCTAGACAATTCACTGGATAGCCTTAAGTTAGGCTCTGGTCAACTGATTATTCTTCTAGAGGGTGGCAAGGATCAGAGCCTGTACAATACTGATGTTGACTATGTGTTCCGGCAGGAGTCCTACTTCCAGTACATGTTTGGCGCCAAGGAGCCCGGCTGCTACGGCATACTTAGCATTGATGTAAAGACGGCTCAACCAACTTCCGTTTTGTTTGTGCCCCGTCTGCCCGAGGAGTATGAGACATGGATGGGCGCCTTGCTAAAGCCAGAGGAGTTCAAGGCCATGTACGAAGTGGACGAGGTCTACTATGTCGATGAACTCGAAGCCTATCTGGAGAAGGCCGCACCCAAGCTTATACTAACGTTAAGTGGCACGAACAGCGATAGCGGCCTCACAATGCAACCGCCGGATTTTGCTGGCAAAGAGAAATATGTGACAAACTGTGATCTGCTCTATCCCATACTCTCGGAATGTCGCGTTATCAAGTCCAAGGAGGAGATCGAGGTCTTGCGGTATGTGGCCAAGGTGTCTTCCGATGCGCACATTAAAGTTATGCAGTTCATTCGCCCTGGACGTATGGAATATGAGGGGGAATCTGTGTTCTTGCATCATGCCTATGCCGTGGGCGGCTGCCGGCACGCGTCATACACCTGCATCTGCGGCAGTGGCACCAATTCGGCCATATTGCATTATGGACACGCTGGTGCACCCAACAATCGACCAATTCAAAACGGCGAAATGTGTCTCTTCGATATGGGCGCCAACTATTGTGGATATGCCGCTGACATCACCTGCAGCTTTccggcaaatggcaaatttaCAGAGGATCAAAAATTCATTTACAATGCGGTGCTGGCTGCACGCAATGCTGTCATGGAGACCGCGCGTGACGGCGTCTCCTGGGTGGATATGCACAAACTGTCCGGTCGGGTGCTCCTGGAGCGCCTCAAGGCTGGTGGCATGCTAAACGGCGATGTTGATGAAATGCTTGAGGCTGGCCTCTCCGGAGTGTTTCAGCCGCACGGCTTGGGCCACCTGATTGGCCTCGATGTCCACGACGTGGGTGGCTACCTGCCCACTGAGCCTCGCCGTCCCAGCGAGCCCTGGCTAAGCAAGTTGCGCTTTGCTCGCATCCTCAAAGCGGGCATGTATGTGACCATTGAGCCCGGCTGTTATTTCATCAAACAACTTATGGACAAGGCGCTCGCTGATCCGCAAATACGCAAATACATCAATGTGGAGATGTTTGAACGTTTTCGCAATTTTGGCGGCGTGCGCATCGAGGATGACGTGCTGATTACCGAGACGGGTGCCGAGAACTTTGCAATTGTACCACGCACTGTGGAGGAAATCGAGGCGACAATGGCTTCCAAATAA